A single window of Archangium gephyra DNA harbors:
- a CDS encoding S1 family peptidase codes for MRLRSLLLTGLLALAFAAPRAEAITYGTSDGNAHPYVGALVAEDWLRAGQKDVLCSGTLISPTVYVTAAHCTTYLESLGITQVWVTFDAAFSSKAKLYSGRMYSHPGYPGNEHDSLDIAVVVLDQPVRGITPARLPSAGLFDAMKAAGTLASQLFTNVGYGGQERVIDAGGPVIGYLDTREVSVSSFSALNDTYLRLSQNQATGNSGTCYGDSGGPQFLGAGAGETNIIVSTTITGDSQCVSTNVDYRLDTPSARAFLAQFVALP; via the coding sequence ATGCGTCTGCGCTCTCTGTTGCTGACCGGGCTGCTCGCCCTGGCCTTCGCGGCTCCCCGGGCCGAGGCCATCACCTATGGCACGTCGGATGGAAACGCCCACCCGTACGTGGGCGCGCTGGTGGCCGAGGACTGGCTGCGGGCGGGGCAGAAGGACGTGCTGTGCTCGGGCACGCTCATCTCGCCGACGGTCTATGTGACGGCGGCGCACTGCACCACGTATCTGGAGTCGCTGGGCATCACCCAGGTGTGGGTGACCTTCGACGCGGCGTTCTCCTCGAAGGCGAAGCTGTACTCCGGCCGCATGTACTCGCACCCCGGCTACCCGGGCAACGAGCACGACTCGCTGGACATCGCGGTGGTGGTGCTGGACCAGCCGGTGCGAGGCATCACCCCGGCGCGGCTGCCCTCGGCGGGCCTGTTCGACGCGATGAAGGCGGCGGGCACCCTGGCCAGCCAGCTCTTCACCAACGTGGGCTACGGCGGGCAGGAGCGTGTCATCGACGCGGGCGGGCCGGTCATCGGCTACCTGGACACGCGCGAGGTGTCCGTCTCCTCGTTCAGCGCGCTGAATGACACGTACCTGCGCCTGTCGCAGAACCAGGCCACCGGCAACAGTGGCACGTGCTACGGCGACTCGGGCGGCCCGCAGTTCCTCGGGGCGGGCGCGGGCGAGACGAACATCATCGTGAGCACCACCATCACGGGCGACTCGCAGTGCGTGTCGACGAACGTGGACTACCGGCTCGACACGCCGTCGGCGCGCGCCTTCCTGGCGCAGTTCGTCGCGCTGCCGTGA
- a CDS encoding competence/damage-inducible protein A, with protein sequence MEPTGAAAVIIGNEVLTAKVVDANGPHLIKRLREVGIPLRTLEIVPDEVDLIVEAVARARLRAKYVFTSGGIGPTHDDVTVRAVALAMGRKVVRLPEMVALIREKAVDAPTAEAMRLADAPEGAVLLAQPGSWYPVLTVEDVFMLPGVPQLFRTQLEAVLAQLRGTPMHLRVLYLNLGESAVAAVLDRVALDMPHVAIGSYPMFDRSLDYAVKVTVESVEPDAVEQALARLQTGLPAGSVVRTE encoded by the coding sequence ATGGAGCCCACGGGCGCAGCGGCGGTCATCATCGGCAACGAGGTCCTCACGGCGAAGGTGGTGGATGCCAATGGCCCCCACCTCATCAAGCGCCTGCGTGAGGTGGGCATTCCCCTGCGCACGCTGGAGATCGTCCCGGACGAGGTGGACCTCATCGTGGAGGCGGTGGCGCGGGCGCGGCTGCGCGCGAAGTACGTCTTCACCAGTGGAGGCATCGGCCCCACGCACGACGACGTGACGGTGCGGGCGGTGGCGCTGGCCATGGGGCGCAAGGTGGTGCGGCTGCCGGAGATGGTGGCGCTCATCCGCGAGAAGGCGGTGGACGCGCCCACGGCCGAGGCGATGCGGCTGGCGGACGCTCCCGAGGGCGCGGTGCTGCTCGCCCAGCCGGGCAGCTGGTACCCGGTGCTGACGGTGGAGGACGTGTTCATGCTGCCCGGCGTGCCGCAGCTCTTCCGGACGCAGCTGGAGGCGGTGCTGGCACAGCTGCGCGGCACGCCCATGCACCTGCGCGTGCTGTACCTCAACCTGGGGGAGAGCGCGGTGGCGGCGGTGTTGGACCGGGTGGCGCTGGACATGCCGCACGTGGCCATCGGCTCCTACCCCATGTTCGACCGCTCGCTGGACTACGCGGTGAAGGTGACGGTGGAGAGCGTGGAGCCGGACGCCGTGGAGCAGGCCCTGGCCCGGCTCCAGACAGGGCTGCCCGCGGGCTCGGTGGTCCGTACGGAGTAG
- a CDS encoding protein-L-isoaspartate(D-aspartate) O-methyltransferase, producing the protein MGDVELAEALRRQGISDARVLEVIRALDRAAFVPESMREVAGQDTPLPIGHGQTISQPFIVAFMTQALNLQPGERVLEIGTGSGYQTAVLARLGAEVYTVESLPDLAGPARERLERMGLGTLHFRVGDGTAGWPEAAPFDAIMGTAAPERLPPALYQQLRPGGRLVLPVGPRQGAQELIRVTRPLKGEAPQVEKLLGVRFVPMTSTAPPDFVH; encoded by the coding sequence ATGGGAGACGTGGAACTGGCGGAGGCACTCCGGCGGCAGGGCATTTCCGACGCGCGGGTGCTCGAGGTGATTCGAGCGCTGGACCGGGCGGCGTTCGTCCCCGAGTCGATGCGGGAGGTAGCGGGACAGGACACCCCGCTGCCCATCGGACATGGGCAGACGATCAGCCAGCCGTTCATCGTGGCCTTCATGACGCAGGCGTTGAACCTCCAGCCCGGGGAGCGGGTGCTGGAGATTGGAACGGGCTCGGGCTACCAGACGGCCGTGCTCGCACGGCTGGGGGCCGAGGTGTACACGGTGGAGAGCCTTCCGGACCTGGCGGGACCGGCCCGCGAGCGGTTGGAGCGGATGGGCCTGGGCACCCTCCACTTCCGGGTAGGCGATGGCACGGCTGGCTGGCCGGAGGCCGCGCCGTTCGACGCCATCATGGGGACGGCGGCTCCGGAGCGGCTACCCCCGGCGCTCTACCAGCAGCTGCGGCCGGGCGGACGGCTGGTGCTACCGGTGGGCCCGAGGCAGGGCGCCCAGGAGCTGATCCGGGTCACCCGGCCGTTGAAAGGGGAGGCCCCCCAGGTGGAGAAGCTGCTGGGCGTGCGCTTCGTGCCGATGACGAGCACGGCGCCACCGGACTTCGTGCATTGA
- a CDS encoding STAUR_1299 family protein, which produces MDAAADELLRLAFDRAPAMEANQAIARIRAEAGDELSGATSYELVLPTDNVRSFLLDHTLPRLVDYLESSGAKLPHCGGVFLSVFSGDTLHFLHARDVVELLSRWSGLSMAELKTRYGPR; this is translated from the coding sequence ATGGACGCCGCCGCCGACGAACTGCTCCGCCTCGCCTTCGACCGCGCCCCCGCCATGGAGGCCAACCAGGCCATCGCCCGCATCCGCGCCGAGGCCGGAGATGAGCTCTCCGGCGCCACCAGCTACGAGCTCGTGCTGCCCACGGACAACGTCCGCTCCTTCCTGCTCGACCACACCCTGCCCCGGCTCGTGGACTACCTCGAGTCGAGCGGCGCGAAGCTGCCCCACTGCGGCGGCGTCTTCCTCTCCGTTTTCTCCGGAGACACGCTCCACTTCCTGCACGCCCGGGACGTCGTGGAGCTGCTCTCCCGCTGGAGCGGCCTGTCCATGGCCGAGCTCAAGACGCGCTACGGGCCCAGGTAG
- a CDS encoding alanyl-tRNA editing protein gives MTPTERLYYSDPFLFRFTGRVLAQGTWNGAPSVVLDRSAFYPEAGGQMADRGVLGGRAIRDVQVDDAGLVHHVLELPEGGALPEVGTELAGEIDRIRRRTNMALHTGQHMLSRALVDVANAHTVSARLGETLCTIDVDLDVLDERRVAEAEDLVNSIIDDDIVIRAFFPTPEELATLPLRRAPKVTDNIRVIQMGDFDVSPCGGTHCTRSAQVGMVRVLGVERYKGKGRVLFSAGRRARSELWAEASTLRALGKSFSCGPMDVPASVDKLRRDLTEVREALGAARAKLAESTAAGLAAQAEQSPGKPVVAVLDGATPEDLRSVAARLTSRPETVVLLAGRTPEGLSVLISRGSASSFGCGAFLKRAAEAAGGRGGGRPEHAEGRLPPTTDWPAIVASLLG, from the coding sequence ATGACCCCCACCGAGCGCCTCTACTACAGCGATCCCTTCCTCTTCCGGTTCACCGGGCGCGTGCTCGCGCAGGGCACGTGGAACGGTGCCCCGTCCGTCGTGCTCGACCGCAGCGCCTTCTACCCCGAGGCCGGTGGCCAGATGGCCGACCGGGGCGTGCTCGGCGGCCGGGCCATCCGCGACGTGCAGGTGGATGACGCGGGCCTCGTCCACCACGTGCTGGAGCTGCCCGAGGGCGGCGCGCTCCCCGAGGTCGGCACCGAGTTGGCCGGGGAGATCGACCGCATCCGCCGCCGCACGAACATGGCCCTGCACACCGGCCAGCACATGCTCTCGCGCGCGCTGGTGGACGTGGCCAACGCCCACACCGTGTCCGCGCGCCTGGGCGAGACGCTGTGCACCATCGACGTGGACCTGGACGTGCTCGACGAGCGCCGCGTCGCCGAGGCCGAGGACCTGGTCAACTCCATCATCGACGACGACATCGTCATCCGCGCCTTCTTCCCCACGCCCGAGGAGCTGGCCACCCTCCCCCTGCGCCGCGCTCCCAAGGTGACGGACAACATCCGCGTCATCCAGATGGGTGACTTCGACGTGTCGCCCTGCGGTGGCACCCACTGCACGCGCTCGGCGCAGGTGGGGATGGTGCGGGTGCTCGGCGTGGAGCGCTACAAGGGCAAGGGCCGCGTCCTCTTCTCCGCGGGCCGCCGCGCCCGGAGCGAGCTGTGGGCGGAGGCCAGCACCCTGCGCGCGCTCGGCAAGAGCTTCTCGTGCGGACCGATGGATGTGCCCGCCTCCGTGGACAAGCTGCGGAGGGACCTGACCGAGGTCCGCGAGGCGCTCGGCGCCGCACGCGCGAAGCTCGCCGAGTCCACCGCCGCCGGACTCGCCGCCCAGGCCGAGCAGTCCCCCGGCAAGCCCGTGGTGGCGGTGCTCGACGGCGCCACGCCCGAGGACCTGCGCTCCGTGGCCGCCCGGCTCACCAGCCGGCCCGAGACCGTGGTGCTGCTCGCCGGCCGTACCCCCGAGGGCCTGTCGGTGCTGATCTCCCGGGGCAGTGCTTCCAGCTTCGGCTGCGGAGCCTTCCTCAAGCGCGCCGCCGAGGCCGCCGGAGGCCGTGGTGGTGGCCGCCCCGAGCACGCCGAGGGCCGCCTGCCTCCCACCACCGACTGGCCGGCCATCGTGGCCTCGCTGCTCGGCTGA
- a CDS encoding cyclic nucleotide-binding domain-containing protein has protein sequence MSDTLRQHGAGVIESFAREPAEVMLEGYEQLAELWARQGLLVRAIALCKVILRLDPAHEPARRLLAELDARRVDPSAPPGPAVPRARFLEAAAEKVSPEAEAVPRASLLSRVGPRELLSMMETLQPRVFQAGENIVEEGQPGSSMFAIVEGSVEVVRTLKSGRRRTVAFLGEGEFFGEMSLLASTPRFATVRAFERTAVLELTREQLEALLQTHPSVEDVLQGFHRERLLEDVLRGNPLFRSLGSEQREALARDFQICTRPAGTLLIEQGREVDALYLLLRGRCQVLHRHPDGSQVPLRTLGEGDMFGEIALMLGLAATATVCTDSPCVLLRLDWGSCERHLLSDPGVCEALSRLGNERLLSSAGLYWEPGPRGGTPRA, from the coding sequence ATGTCCGACACGTTGCGTCAGCATGGGGCAGGAGTTATTGAATCCTTCGCTCGTGAACCAGCGGAAGTGATGCTCGAGGGCTACGAACAACTGGCGGAACTCTGGGCGCGGCAAGGCTTGCTGGTGCGCGCCATTGCCTTGTGCAAGGTCATCCTCCGGCTGGATCCGGCGCATGAGCCGGCGCGGCGGCTGCTGGCGGAGCTGGATGCGCGGCGGGTGGACCCCTCCGCGCCGCCGGGGCCCGCCGTCCCGAGGGCCCGGTTCCTGGAGGCCGCCGCCGAGAAGGTCTCCCCCGAGGCCGAAGCCGTGCCCCGCGCCTCGCTGCTCTCGCGGGTGGGCCCGCGGGAGCTGCTCTCGATGATGGAGACGCTGCAGCCGCGGGTCTTCCAGGCGGGGGAGAACATCGTCGAGGAGGGGCAGCCGGGCAGCTCCATGTTCGCCATCGTCGAGGGGAGCGTGGAGGTGGTGCGGACGCTCAAGTCGGGGCGCCGGCGCACGGTGGCCTTCCTGGGCGAGGGCGAGTTCTTCGGGGAGATGTCGCTGCTGGCCAGCACCCCGCGCTTCGCGACCGTGCGGGCCTTCGAGCGCACGGCGGTGTTGGAGCTGACGCGGGAGCAGCTGGAGGCGCTCCTCCAGACGCACCCGTCGGTGGAGGACGTGCTGCAGGGCTTCCACCGCGAGCGCCTGCTGGAGGACGTGCTCCGCGGCAACCCGCTCTTCCGCAGCCTCGGCTCCGAGCAGCGCGAGGCCCTGGCCCGGGACTTCCAGATCTGCACCCGGCCGGCGGGCACGCTCCTGATCGAACAGGGCCGGGAGGTGGATGCCCTGTACCTGCTGCTGCGGGGGCGGTGCCAGGTGCTGCACCGTCACCCGGACGGGAGCCAGGTCCCCCTGCGCACGCTGGGGGAGGGGGACATGTTCGGGGAGATCGCCCTGATGCTCGGACTGGCGGCCACGGCGACCGTGTGCACGGACAGCCCCTGTGTCCTGCTGCGGCTGGACTGGGGGAGCTGCGAGCGGCACCTGCTGTCCGACCCCGGGGTGTGCGAGGCGCTCTCGCGGCTGGGCAACGAGCGCCTGCTGAGCAGCGCCGGGCTGTACTGGGAGCCGGGGCCTCGGGGCGGCACCCCGCGGGCCTGA
- a CDS encoding amino acid permease has product MRSLFQRKQIADLIHDTEASGGLKRALGTGDLVMLSIGAVIGAGIFSTLGTAAAGETLPTGEVVRYGAGPALVLSFLLLGAVCALAALCYAELASMIPQAGSAYAYSYATLGELIAWIIGWDLILEYAVGNVAVAIAWAGYFNSLISPWVHIPDWLTHGYYNVHASSDPAIRALIDTAPRVLGIPVLVNLPAFLIVMAITWLLVIGVKESTRVNNVMVVVKLLVLAVFIGVGAMHINPANYTPFAPNGFTGIHQAAAIVFFAYIGFDAISTAAEETKDPQRTMPRGILIGLAVCTIIYVIVGAVATGLIPYQQLKSSDPLAHAFNVAGLTQFSWLISLGAVVSMAAVLLVFQYGQPRIFYAMARDGLLPPWAAKLHPKYRTPHVTTLATGVLVALGSLVADDAATYDLTNIGTLSAFMLVCLGVPVLRLKDPDRPRPFKVPFVWPVSLAGAGACLFVMQGLPLHAWIRFGIWLAIGLALYFAYGYRHSVLRRGAPPVSLDGTTPPGSSA; this is encoded by the coding sequence ATGCGTTCCCTCTTCCAACGCAAGCAGATCGCCGACCTCATCCACGACACCGAGGCATCCGGCGGCCTGAAGCGTGCGCTCGGCACCGGCGACCTGGTCATGCTCTCCATCGGCGCGGTCATCGGCGCCGGCATCTTCTCCACGCTCGGCACCGCCGCCGCCGGCGAGACCCTGCCCACCGGAGAGGTGGTCCGCTACGGCGCCGGCCCCGCCCTGGTGCTGTCCTTCCTGCTGCTCGGCGCCGTGTGCGCCCTGGCCGCTCTCTGCTACGCCGAGCTGGCCTCGATGATCCCCCAGGCCGGCAGCGCCTACGCCTACTCCTACGCGACGCTCGGAGAGCTCATCGCGTGGATCATCGGGTGGGATCTCATCCTCGAGTACGCGGTGGGCAACGTGGCGGTGGCCATCGCCTGGGCCGGCTACTTCAACTCGCTCATCTCCCCCTGGGTGCACATCCCCGACTGGCTCACGCACGGCTACTACAACGTGCACGCGAGCTCGGACCCCGCCATCCGCGCCTTGATCGACACCGCGCCGCGCGTGCTCGGCATCCCCGTGCTGGTCAACCTGCCGGCCTTCCTCATCGTGATGGCCATCACCTGGCTGCTGGTCATCGGGGTGAAGGAGAGCACCCGGGTCAACAACGTCATGGTGGTGGTGAAGCTGCTGGTGCTCGCCGTCTTCATCGGGGTGGGCGCCATGCACATCAACCCGGCCAATTACACGCCCTTCGCGCCCAACGGCTTCACCGGCATCCACCAGGCGGCGGCCATCGTCTTCTTCGCCTACATCGGCTTCGACGCCATCTCCACCGCCGCCGAGGAGACGAAGGATCCCCAGCGCACCATGCCGCGCGGCATCCTCATCGGCCTGGCCGTGTGCACCATCATCTACGTCATCGTCGGAGCGGTCGCGACGGGCCTCATCCCCTACCAGCAGCTCAAGTCCTCGGACCCGCTGGCCCACGCCTTCAACGTGGCCGGGCTGACGCAGTTCAGCTGGCTCATCTCCCTGGGCGCCGTGGTCTCCATGGCGGCGGTGCTGCTCGTCTTCCAGTACGGCCAGCCGCGCATCTTCTACGCCATGGCGCGTGACGGGCTGCTTCCGCCGTGGGCGGCGAAGCTCCACCCCAAGTACCGCACCCCCCACGTCACCACGCTCGCCACGGGCGTGCTGGTGGCACTCGGCTCCCTGGTGGCCGATGACGCCGCCACCTACGACCTGACCAACATCGGCACGCTGTCCGCCTTCATGCTGGTGTGCCTGGGCGTCCCCGTGCTGCGCCTGAAGGACCCGGACCGTCCGCGGCCCTTCAAGGTGCCCTTCGTGTGGCCGGTGTCCCTGGCGGGAGCCGGCGCCTGCCTCTTCGTCATGCAGGGCCTGCCCCTTCACGCCTGGATTCGCTTCGGCATCTGGCTCGCCATCGGCCTCGCGCTCTACTTCGCCTATGGCTACCGCCACTCCGTGCTCCGGCGCGGCGCACCGCCCGTGAGCCTGGACGGCACCACCCCGCCGGGCAGCAGCGCGTAG
- the thrC gene encoding threonine synthase has product MGTPAFHAEYACSEGCGFRASLLEVVYRCPKCEGLLEVAHDVEALRSVSAEEWKRRFEQRFGASRLPYASGVWGKHEWVYPQLPAGDIVSLGEGRVPLKELPRMAAELGLASLDLKECGVSPTGSFKDWGMTVLVSAVKHMRAKGVPIRAVACASTGDTSAALSAYCAAAGIPSVVFLPKDKVSLSQLVQPVANGARVLSLDTDFDGCMKLVQQVTKDSGLYLANSMNSLRIEGQKVVAIELCQDLGWEPPDWVVIPGGNLGNASALGKGFELMHALGMISKRPRLAVAQAQRANPLMRSFRGGFAELVPMKAEKTLASAIQIGAPVSFRRAVKMLKAFDGVVEEATESELANAAARADREGTFTCPHTGVALAALEKLVAQGVIARGARVAVVSTAHGLKFPDFKVGYHRGVLEDVKSRYANPPVDLPANLDAVRAALSDL; this is encoded by the coding sequence ATGGGAACGCCTGCCTTTCACGCCGAATACGCCTGCAGTGAGGGCTGTGGCTTCCGGGCCTCGTTGCTGGAGGTCGTCTACCGCTGCCCGAAGTGCGAGGGGTTGCTGGAGGTGGCGCACGACGTGGAGGCGCTGCGCTCGGTGTCCGCGGAGGAGTGGAAGCGGCGCTTCGAGCAGCGTTTCGGGGCCTCGCGGCTGCCGTACGCCTCGGGGGTATGGGGCAAGCACGAGTGGGTGTATCCGCAGCTTCCGGCGGGGGACATCGTCTCGCTGGGAGAGGGACGGGTTCCGCTCAAGGAGCTGCCGAGGATGGCGGCGGAGCTGGGGCTGGCGAGCCTGGACTTGAAGGAGTGCGGCGTCTCACCGACGGGCAGCTTCAAGGACTGGGGGATGACGGTCCTGGTGTCCGCGGTGAAGCACATGAGGGCGAAGGGAGTGCCCATCCGGGCGGTGGCGTGCGCGTCGACGGGGGACACGTCGGCGGCGCTGTCGGCCTACTGCGCGGCGGCGGGGATTCCGTCGGTGGTGTTCCTGCCGAAGGACAAGGTGTCGCTGTCGCAGCTGGTGCAGCCGGTGGCGAACGGGGCGCGGGTGCTGTCGCTGGACACGGACTTCGACGGCTGCATGAAGCTGGTGCAGCAGGTGACGAAGGACTCGGGCCTGTACCTGGCCAACTCGATGAACTCGCTGCGCATCGAGGGGCAGAAGGTGGTGGCCATCGAGCTGTGCCAGGACCTGGGCTGGGAGCCGCCGGACTGGGTGGTGATTCCGGGAGGCAACCTGGGCAACGCGAGCGCGCTGGGCAAGGGCTTCGAGCTGATGCACGCGTTGGGGATGATCTCCAAGCGGCCGAGGCTCGCGGTGGCGCAGGCGCAGCGGGCCAACCCGCTGATGCGCTCGTTCCGAGGGGGCTTCGCGGAGCTGGTGCCGATGAAGGCGGAGAAGACGCTGGCGTCGGCGATCCAGATTGGCGCCCCGGTGTCGTTCCGTCGAGCGGTGAAGATGCTGAAGGCGTTCGACGGGGTGGTGGAGGAGGCGACGGAGTCGGAGCTGGCGAACGCAGCGGCGAGGGCGGACCGGGAGGGCACGTTCACGTGTCCGCACACGGGCGTAGCGCTGGCGGCGCTGGAGAAGCTGGTGGCGCAAGGAGTGATTGCGCGGGGAGCGCGGGTGGCGGTGGTGTCCACGGCGCACGGGCTGAAGTTCCCGGACTTCAAGGTGGGCTACCACCGGGGAGTGCTGGAGGACGTGAAGAGCCGCTACGCCAACCCACCGGTGGATCTGCCCGCGAACCTGGACGCGGTGCGCGCGGCGCTGTCGGACCTGTAG
- the tmk gene encoding dTMP kinase has product MSPARKSARSGRLIVLEGLDGAGTTTQVERLASALRAEGQSVLTTREPSDGPVGVLIRQALTGRLVLPGGAGPLAPETLALLYAADRTDHLRAKVLPALEAGQVVLSDRSVLSSLAYQGASLPMEWVESINAHAVPADLTLFVGVSIEVAARRRAARGGPEELFDAEEKQRRISRQYEAAIRLRGKREHVVRIDGDQPVEAVTAECLAQVHKLLGRRPTRAAVR; this is encoded by the coding sequence GTGAGCCCGGCACGCAAGTCCGCTCGCAGCGGGCGTCTGATCGTCCTGGAGGGCCTGGACGGGGCCGGCACCACCACGCAGGTGGAGCGGCTGGCGTCGGCGCTGCGGGCCGAGGGCCAGTCCGTGCTCACCACGCGCGAGCCCTCGGACGGGCCGGTGGGCGTGCTCATCCGTCAGGCGTTGACGGGGCGGCTGGTGCTGCCCGGAGGCGCGGGGCCCCTGGCGCCCGAGACGCTGGCGCTCTTGTACGCGGCGGACCGGACGGATCACCTGCGGGCCAAGGTGCTACCGGCGCTGGAGGCGGGGCAGGTGGTGCTGAGCGATCGCTCGGTGCTGTCGTCGCTGGCGTACCAGGGAGCATCGCTGCCCATGGAGTGGGTGGAGTCCATCAACGCGCACGCGGTGCCGGCGGACCTGACGCTCTTCGTCGGGGTGTCCATCGAGGTGGCGGCGCGGCGGCGGGCGGCGCGGGGCGGGCCGGAGGAGCTCTTCGACGCGGAGGAGAAGCAGCGCCGCATCTCCCGGCAGTACGAGGCGGCCATCCGGCTGCGGGGCAAGCGCGAGCACGTGGTGCGCATCGACGGGGACCAGCCGGTGGAGGCCGTGACGGCCGAGTGTCTGGCGCAGGTGCACAAACTGCTCGGACGCAGGCCCACGCGCGCGGCGGTACGGTAG
- the asnS gene encoding asparagine--tRNA ligase gives MQVVSVKKALDGSIAPDTKVEVRGWVRTRRDSKAGISFVNVTDGSTFDPIQVVAPNTLPNYEKEVLHLTAGASVVCRGTLVKSQGKGQSFEVQAEEVKVLGFVDDPDTYPIQPKQHTLEFLREVAHLRPRTNTFGAITRVRHVAAQAVHRFFHEEGFFWVNTPIITASDAEGAGQMFRVSTLDAVNPPRTDGGKIDWGKDFFGKEAYLTVSGQLNVEAYCLALSKVYTFGPTFRAENSNTTRHLAEFWMIEPELAFADLNEDANLAERFLKYVFKAVLNECGPDMKFFEERQQKGVIERMEKFINSSFERIDYTDAIEILKKAKKKFDYAPEWGNDLQTEHERYLTEEHVGRPVVVMNYPEKIKAFYMRLNEDGRTVAAMDVLAPGIGEIIGGSQREERLDMLDKRMVQFGLKPEHYQWYRDLRRYGSVPHAGFGLGFERLIVYMCGLQNIRDAIPYPRVPGSAQF, from the coding sequence ATGCAGGTCGTCAGTGTGAAGAAGGCGCTGGATGGTTCGATCGCACCGGACACGAAGGTGGAAGTGCGCGGCTGGGTGCGCACGCGCCGCGACTCGAAGGCGGGCATCAGCTTCGTCAACGTCACCGATGGCTCGACCTTCGATCCGATCCAGGTGGTCGCGCCCAATACGCTGCCCAACTACGAGAAGGAGGTGCTGCACCTGACGGCGGGCGCCTCGGTGGTGTGCCGGGGCACGCTGGTGAAGTCCCAGGGCAAGGGCCAGTCCTTCGAGGTGCAGGCCGAGGAGGTGAAGGTGCTCGGCTTCGTGGATGACCCGGACACGTACCCCATCCAGCCCAAGCAGCACACGCTGGAGTTCCTGCGCGAGGTGGCGCACCTGCGCCCGCGCACCAACACGTTCGGCGCCATCACCCGCGTGCGCCACGTGGCGGCGCAGGCCGTCCACCGCTTCTTCCACGAGGAGGGCTTCTTCTGGGTGAATACGCCGATCATCACCGCCAGCGACGCCGAGGGCGCCGGGCAGATGTTCCGCGTGTCCACACTGGACGCGGTGAACCCGCCCCGCACGGACGGCGGGAAGATCGACTGGGGCAAGGACTTCTTCGGCAAGGAGGCCTACCTCACCGTGTCCGGCCAGCTGAACGTGGAGGCCTACTGCCTGGCGCTCTCGAAGGTGTACACGTTCGGGCCCACGTTCCGCGCGGAGAACTCGAACACCACCCGGCACCTGGCCGAGTTCTGGATGATCGAGCCGGAGCTCGCCTTCGCGGACCTCAACGAGGACGCGAACCTGGCCGAGCGCTTCCTCAAGTACGTCTTCAAGGCGGTGCTCAACGAGTGCGGCCCGGACATGAAGTTCTTCGAGGAGCGCCAGCAGAAGGGCGTCATCGAGCGGATGGAGAAGTTCATCAACTCGAGCTTCGAGCGGATTGATTACACGGATGCGATCGAGATCCTGAAGAAGGCGAAGAAGAAGTTCGACTACGCGCCGGAGTGGGGGAACGATCTGCAGACGGAGCACGAGCGCTACCTGACGGAGGAGCACGTGGGCCGGCCGGTGGTGGTGATGAACTACCCGGAGAAGATCAAGGCGTTCTACATGCGCCTGAACGAGGACGGGCGCACGGTGGCGGCGATGGACGTGCTGGCGCCGGGAATCGGGGAGATCATCGGCGGCAGCCAGCGCGAGGAGCGGCTGGACATGCTGGACAAGCGCATGGTGCAGTTCGGCCTGAAGCCCGAGCACTACCAGTGGTACCGGGATCTGCGGCGGTACGGCTCGGTGCCGCACGCGGGCTTCGGACTCGGGTTCGAGCGGCTGATCGTCTACATGTGCGGCCTGCAGAACATCCGTGACGCAATCCCGTACCCGCGCGTGCCGGGCTCGGCGCAGTTCTAG